A window of the Longimicrobiaceae bacterium genome harbors these coding sequences:
- a CDS encoding DUF58 domain-containing protein, with translation GGTAEVRLLATNATDRTVRLRVADDLPPLLVAEGPEFHELVVPPRRDAVATYRVRAAERGDGAYGDLHLRVAGPLGLVWVQRRERRADPLRVQPGVMEVRRHRLLGLRHRLRDAGIRSVRQRGEGGSFESLRDYVRGDDPRTLDWKASARRGTLTVRQYEAERRQNVLLAIDAGRLMTQRIGGRERIDHALSAALLLADVAGSHGDRVGLLVFADRVEQYLPPSQLSLARLADALGSVQARMVEPNYPAAFTYLASQLRRRSLLVIFTDVIDAEASGALVSHLIRSASRHLPLAVAIRNPELEAAAVAPVEDEPAVFRRAAAEELLQARAAALAAMQRAGVLVADTRPEDSVTAAVNRYLEVKRRALL, from the coding sequence GGGCGGAACGGCCGAGGTGCGGCTCCTCGCCACCAACGCCACGGACCGCACGGTCCGCCTGCGCGTGGCCGACGACCTCCCGCCGCTCCTCGTCGCCGAGGGACCGGAGTTCCACGAGCTGGTCGTCCCGCCGCGGCGGGACGCCGTGGCGACGTACCGGGTGCGGGCGGCCGAGCGCGGGGACGGCGCGTACGGCGACCTGCACCTGCGCGTGGCGGGGCCGCTGGGGCTGGTGTGGGTGCAGCGGCGGGAGCGCCGGGCGGACCCGCTGCGGGTGCAGCCGGGGGTGATGGAGGTCCGGCGCCACCGCCTGCTCGGGCTCCGGCACCGGCTGCGCGATGCGGGGATCCGCAGCGTCCGCCAGCGGGGGGAGGGGGGATCGTTCGAGTCGCTGCGGGACTACGTGCGCGGCGACGACCCGCGCACGCTGGACTGGAAGGCCAGCGCGCGGCGGGGGACGCTCACGGTGCGGCAGTACGAAGCCGAGCGGCGCCAGAACGTGCTCCTCGCCATCGACGCCGGGCGGCTGATGACGCAGCGGATCGGCGGGCGCGAGCGGATCGACCACGCCCTTTCCGCCGCCCTCCTCCTGGCCGACGTGGCGGGGAGCCACGGTGACCGCGTGGGGCTCCTGGTCTTCGCGGACCGGGTGGAGCAGTACCTCCCCCCGTCGCAGCTCTCCCTCGCCCGGCTGGCCGACGCGCTGGGGAGCGTGCAGGCGCGGATGGTGGAGCCCAACTACCCCGCGGCCTTCACCTACCTGGCGAGCCAGCTCCGCCGCCGCTCGCTCCTGGTGATCTTCACCGACGTCATCGACGCCGAGGCCTCCGGCGCGCTCGTCTCCCACCTGATCCGCTCCGCCTCGCGCCACCTCCCGCTCGCCGTCGCCATCCGCAACCCCGAGCTGGAGGCCGCCGCCGTGGCACCCGTCGAGGACGAGCCCGCCGTCTTCCGGCGCGCGGCCGCCGAGGAGCTGCTGCAGGCCCGCGCCGCGGCGCTCGCCGCCATGCAGCGCGCCGGGGTGCTGGTGGCCGACACCCGCCCGGAAGACTCCGTCACCGCCGCCGTCAACCGCTACCTGGAGGTGAAGAGGCGGGCGCTCCTCTGA
- the pyrE gene encoding orotate phosphoribosyltransferase, with the protein MTDRDRLLRLLVERSLRLGDFVLASGARSRYYIDCRTTTTHAEGQYLVGRLGLELLDGAGLAPATVGGLTMGADPVAYAVAHASWIAGRPVHAFSVRKEAKEHGTGKRIEGCFAAGDPVVVVEDVITSGGSALRACDAVRQAGGAVLGVLALVDREGGGREAIEAAGYPVHALFRVSELLAEAGEPG; encoded by the coding sequence CGACTTCGTGCTCGCCTCGGGCGCGCGCAGCCGCTACTACATCGACTGCCGCACCACCACCACCCACGCCGAGGGGCAGTACCTGGTGGGACGGCTGGGGCTGGAGCTGCTCGACGGCGCCGGCCTCGCCCCCGCCACGGTGGGGGGGCTCACCATGGGCGCCGACCCGGTGGCGTACGCCGTGGCGCACGCTTCGTGGATCGCGGGGCGCCCGGTCCACGCCTTCTCCGTGCGCAAGGAGGCCAAGGAGCATGGTACGGGGAAGCGGATCGAGGGGTGCTTCGCCGCGGGCGACCCGGTGGTGGTGGTGGAGGACGTGATCACCAGCGGCGGGAGCGCCCTGCGCGCCTGCGACGCGGTGCGGCAGGCGGGGGGGGCGGTGCTGGGGGTGCTCGCCCTGGTGGACCGGGAGGGGGGCGGGCGCGAGGCGATCGAGGCGGCGGGGTACCCCGTCCACGCGCTCTTCCGCGTGTCGGAGCTGCTCGCCGAGGCGGGAGAGCCGGGATAG
- the aac(3)-IV gene encoding AAC(3)-IV family aminoglycoside N-acetyltransferase, with the protein MTESQAAPRELGRAEVAAQLRALGLREGGVLLVHTSFRAVRPVEGGPRGLIEALRDTLGPRGTLVMPAWTGEDDEPFDPAATPASPDLGVVADTFWRLPGVARSTHPFAFAAAGPLAERVTAGPLPIPPHAPGSPAGRVHELDGQVLLLGVGHDADTTLHLAELLAGVPYRVPKHCTALRDGRPVRVDYLENDHCCERFALADGWLRARGLQAEGRVGHAHARLARARDVVEVALEHLAADPLLFLHPPGAGCAECDAARASVRGAPASSPPGSG; encoded by the coding sequence ATGACGGAGAGCCAGGCGGCCCCGCGGGAGCTCGGCAGGGCCGAGGTCGCGGCGCAGCTCCGCGCGCTGGGCCTCCGGGAGGGCGGGGTGCTGCTCGTGCACACCTCCTTCCGCGCCGTGCGGCCGGTGGAGGGGGGACCGCGCGGCCTGATCGAGGCGCTCCGGGACACCCTGGGCCCCCGGGGCACGCTGGTGATGCCGGCCTGGACGGGAGAGGACGACGAGCCCTTCGATCCGGCCGCCACCCCGGCGTCGCCGGACCTGGGCGTCGTCGCCGACACCTTCTGGCGGCTCCCCGGCGTGGCGCGGAGCACCCACCCGTTCGCGTTCGCCGCGGCCGGCCCGCTGGCGGAGCGGGTCACGGCGGGTCCCCTTCCCATTCCGCCGCACGCCCCCGGGAGCCCGGCGGGCCGCGTTCACGAGCTGGACGGGCAGGTGCTCCTCCTGGGGGTGGGCCACGACGCGGACACCACGCTCCACCTGGCGGAGCTGCTCGCAGGCGTCCCGTACCGCGTGCCGAAGCACTGCACGGCGCTCCGGGACGGGCGCCCGGTCCGGGTGGACTACCTGGAGAACGACCACTGCTGCGAGCGCTTCGCCCTGGCGGACGGATGGCTGCGCGCGCGGGGGCTGCAGGCGGAGGGGCGGGTGGGACACGCGCACGCACGGCTCGCGCGGGCACGGGACGTGGTGGAGGTCGCGCTGGAGCACCTGGCCGCGGATCCGCTGCTCTTCCTCCACCCTCCCGGGGCGGGGTGCGCCGAGTGCGACGCGGCGAGGGCGAGCGTCAGAGGAGCGCCCGCCTCTTCACCTCCAGGTAGCGGTTGA